A portion of the Pseudarthrobacter defluvii genome contains these proteins:
- a CDS encoding 4-(cytidine 5'-diphospho)-2-C-methyl-D-erythritol kinase has product MSAGLERAGRGRFAARTVRVKAPGKVNVSLAVGPLRPDGYHSVASVYLAVSLYEEVAATSTAAPGITISLSPESTLDLDAVDIPLDSNNLAYKAAAIMADVSEHATGVHLEITKRVPVAGGMGGGSADAAATLLACDALWNSGLSREELAHLAAELGADVPFSLLGGTAVGLGLGDELSPALAKAQTHWVLVVADYGLSTPEVYRTLDRLRGDEGVDAEEPTGVDPQILAALRGGDAESLSRVLVNDLQRASIELSPALRDTLGIGESHGAIAGMVSGSGPTVALLADDSVAAEALAEDLRRHGLTAIPVHGPVPGARIISDTLL; this is encoded by the coding sequence GTGAGCGCGGGACTTGAGAGGGCAGGCAGGGGGCGGTTCGCCGCCAGGACCGTCCGGGTCAAGGCGCCCGGCAAGGTCAACGTCTCCCTGGCGGTAGGTCCGCTCCGGCCGGACGGCTACCACTCGGTGGCCAGCGTCTATCTCGCGGTGTCCCTGTACGAGGAAGTGGCTGCCACCAGCACCGCTGCCCCCGGCATCACCATCAGCCTCAGCCCGGAAAGTACCCTGGACCTCGACGCCGTCGACATCCCCCTGGACAGCAACAACCTTGCCTACAAGGCCGCCGCCATCATGGCGGACGTGTCCGAACACGCCACCGGCGTGCACCTGGAAATCACCAAAAGGGTTCCGGTGGCCGGCGGCATGGGCGGCGGCTCCGCCGACGCCGCCGCCACGCTCCTTGCCTGCGATGCGCTCTGGAACAGCGGGCTGTCGCGCGAGGAACTGGCACACCTTGCAGCCGAACTGGGCGCCGACGTCCCCTTTTCGCTTCTGGGCGGAACCGCCGTCGGCCTTGGGTTGGGCGACGAACTGTCCCCGGCCCTGGCCAAGGCGCAGACCCACTGGGTGCTGGTGGTGGCCGACTACGGCCTCTCCACCCCCGAGGTGTACCGCACGCTGGACCGGCTGCGCGGTGACGAGGGAGTCGACGCCGAAGAACCCACCGGGGTTGATCCGCAGATCCTCGCGGCCCTGCGGGGCGGCGACGCCGAATCCCTGAGCCGCGTGCTGGTCAACGACCTGCAAAGGGCGTCCATTGAACTCTCGCCCGCGCTGCGCGATACGCTGGGAATCGGTGAATCCCATGGCGCGATCGCGGGCATGGTGTCCGGATCCGGCCCCACCGTGGCGCTCCTGGCAGATGACTCCGTGGCAGCCGAGGCACTGGCGGAGGACCTGCGGCGCCACGGCCTGACAGCGATCCCCGTCCACGGTCCGGTTCCGGGCGCGCGCATCATCTCCGACACCCTCCTTTAA
- a CDS encoding ABC-F family ATP-binding cassette domain-containing protein, translating to MAHLLGGENLTVSYATRTVLDGITLGLEEGDRIGMVGRNGDGKSTLMRLLALRSTPDSGRVTKRGDVNVGYLDQSDVLDGDLTVGAAIVGDQADYEWARNPRIREIMGGLVSDVDWHANVHALSGGQKRRVALAKLLIEDHDVIMLDEPTNHLDVEGVAWLARHLKTRWRANQGAFLVVTHDRWFLDEVCTKTWEVHDGIVDPFEGGYAAYVLARAERDRMASVVESKRQQLVKKELAWLRRGAPARTAKPKFRIEAANALIEDVPAPRDSMALSKMATARQGKDVLDLENVSLNFQGGDGGRKLFDNITLRLAPGERLGLVGVNGAGKTTLLKLLNGEVIPDAGRLKRGKTVVTAVLTQEVKELDDVADLRVIEVIEREKRSFNVGGKEFTAGQLVEQLGFTNQKQWTPVKDLSGGERRRLQLLRLLVGEPNVLMLDEPTNDLDTDTLAAVEDVLDGWPGTLVVVSHDRYLLERVTDHQMALLGDGKLRGLPGGVDQYLELREAALAGSTVTGGGNPVTSAGQAQAASGAGNGPSEAEKREARKALNRIERQLKKLDQEEKKLHDLMLKTTEAGDFDKLADQNKQLKDLTDEKDALEMEWLESSELLGD from the coding sequence TTGGCACACCTTCTTGGCGGCGAGAACCTCACGGTTTCCTACGCAACCCGCACCGTCCTGGACGGCATCACCCTGGGGCTGGAGGAAGGCGACCGGATCGGCATGGTGGGCCGCAACGGCGACGGCAAGTCCACCCTGATGCGGCTCCTGGCCCTGCGCTCCACCCCCGACTCCGGCCGGGTCACCAAGCGCGGCGACGTCAACGTGGGCTACCTGGACCAGAGCGACGTGCTCGACGGCGACCTCACGGTGGGTGCCGCGATCGTGGGGGACCAGGCTGATTACGAATGGGCGCGCAACCCCCGGATCCGGGAGATCATGGGCGGCCTGGTGTCCGACGTCGACTGGCATGCGAACGTCCACGCTCTCTCGGGTGGGCAGAAACGCCGGGTGGCGCTCGCCAAGCTGCTCATCGAGGACCACGACGTCATCATGCTGGACGAGCCCACCAACCACCTCGACGTCGAGGGTGTGGCGTGGCTTGCCCGGCACCTGAAGACACGGTGGCGGGCCAACCAGGGCGCGTTCCTGGTGGTCACCCACGACCGCTGGTTCCTCGATGAAGTCTGCACCAAGACGTGGGAAGTCCATGACGGGATCGTGGACCCGTTCGAGGGTGGCTACGCCGCGTATGTCCTGGCCCGCGCCGAGCGTGACCGCATGGCGTCCGTGGTGGAAAGCAAGCGCCAGCAGCTGGTCAAGAAGGAACTCGCCTGGCTGCGCCGTGGCGCCCCGGCCCGTACGGCCAAGCCGAAGTTCCGCATTGAGGCAGCCAACGCCCTGATCGAGGACGTTCCCGCGCCCCGCGACTCCATGGCACTGAGCAAGATGGCCACCGCACGCCAGGGCAAGGACGTCCTCGACCTGGAAAACGTCTCCCTGAACTTCCAGGGCGGCGACGGCGGCCGGAAGCTTTTCGACAACATCACCCTCAGGCTCGCACCGGGGGAGCGCCTGGGCCTGGTGGGCGTCAACGGTGCCGGCAAGACCACGCTCCTGAAGCTGCTCAACGGTGAGGTCATCCCCGACGCCGGCAGGCTGAAGCGGGGAAAGACGGTGGTCACCGCCGTCCTCACCCAAGAGGTCAAGGAGCTCGACGACGTCGCGGACCTGCGCGTCATAGAGGTCATCGAGCGGGAAAAGCGTTCCTTCAACGTCGGCGGCAAGGAGTTCACGGCAGGCCAGTTGGTGGAGCAGCTCGGGTTCACCAACCAGAAGCAGTGGACCCCCGTGAAGGATCTCTCCGGCGGTGAGCGGCGCCGCCTGCAGCTGCTCCGGCTGCTGGTGGGCGAACCCAACGTGCTGATGCTCGACGAGCCGACCAACGACCTGGACACGGACACCCTCGCCGCCGTGGAGGACGTGCTGGACGGCTGGCCCGGAACCCTGGTGGTGGTCAGCCACGACCGCTACCTGCTGGAACGCGTCACCGACCACCAGATGGCACTGCTGGGCGACGGCAAGCTCCGCGGCCTGCCCGGCGGCGTAGATCAATACCTTGAGCTGCGCGAAGCCGCCCTTGCCGGTTCAACAGTGACCGGCGGCGGTAACCCGGTCACCAGCGCCGGACAGGCACAGGCTGCCAGTGGCGCCGGTAACGGCCCCTCCGAGGCCGAAAAGCGCGAAGCCCGCAAAGCCCTCAACAGGATTGAGCGCCAGCTCAAGAAGCTCGATCAAGAGGAAAAGAAGCTTCACGACCTGATGCTGAAGACCACCGAGGCCGGCGACTTCGACAAGCTCGCCGACCAGAACAAACAGCTCAAGGACCTCACCGACGAAAAGGACGCCCTGGAAATGGAGTGGCTGGAGTCCTCAGAACTCCTGGGCGACTGA